CCTGCAGATCTCCCTGCTCCAGCCGCTCCTTCGCTCGGGCGAGGACTTCCCAGTAACTCATCGCCTTCCTTCCCCATCACACGACGATGTTCACCAGCTTGTTGGGAATCACGATCACCTTGCGTACGGTCTTATCGCCGATCAGCTCGGGGATGCGTCCGTGGGACAGGGCCTCCCTTTCGAGCTGTCCCCGCTCGGCGTCCCGGGACGCTTCCATGCGTTCCCGGATCTTGCCGTTGATCTGGATGACGTAGGTGATGGAATCCGCGATGAGGTACTCCTCGCGCCACTGCGGCCAGGTCGCGTCGAAGACGCTCGTGCCGCCGCCGAGGCGTTCCCAGAGCTCCGCTCCCAGATGGGGGGCGAAGGGGGCCAGCATGCGCACCAGCACCTCGAGTCCTTCCCGGAAGTTGGCGTCGCCCAGATCCACGATGTCTCGGCCCGCGTAATGGTACAGGGCGTTGGTCAGTTCCATCAGGCGGCTCAGCGCCGTGTTGAACTGGAAGCGCTCGATGTCCTGGGTGCAGCCCTTGATGGAGTTGTGCATGACACGACGCAACCGCGGCCAGCGCCGCCGTGTGTCGTCGGGCGCGAGGGGAACGGCATCGGCCGGGGCGTCACCAGCCGGCGAATGCCCGTCCTGCGCCGCGTCGATCAGACGCCACACGCGGTTGAGATAGCGCCAGACCCCGTCGATGCCGTCGTCGGTCCAGTCGCCGCCCTCGGCAAAGGCGAAGCCGAACATGAGGTAGGTGCGCAGGGTATCGGTGCCATAATTCGCCAGGTAGTCCGCCGGCACGACCGTATTCCCCTTGCTCTTGGACATCTTTTCGCCGTTGCGTGTGATCATGCCCTGGTGGCGCAAGCTCCGGAACGGCTCCTCCGACGGTACCAGGCCCAGGTCGTAGAGCACCATGTTTATGAAGCGGGCGTAGATCAGGTGCCCGTAGGCGTGGTCGGCGCCGCCCACGTACATCTCGATGGGAAACCACTTCGCGAGGGTTTCGCGGCGGAAAGGCGCGGTGTCCAGTCCCGGCTCGAGGTAACGCAGGAAGTACCACGAACTGCAGACGAAGGTGTCCATGGTGTCCGGGTCGCGGCGCGCGGGTTCGCCGCACTGCGGGCATCGCGTGTTCATGTACGACGCGCAGGCGGCCAGCGGCGACTTGCCCCGCGGGCGGTATTCCGCGACCTCCGGCAACAGCACCGGGAGCTGCTCGTCGGGCACCGGGACCTCGCCGCAATGCGCGCAATGCACGATGGGGATCGGCGCGCCCCAGTAGCGCTGGCGGCTGATGATCCAGTCCCGCAGACGATACTGGATGGTCGCCGCACCGAGTCCCCGGGCCGCGAGGGACTCGACGATCCTGCGGCCGCCCTCGACGCTGTCCATTCCGTCGTGTTCCCCGGAATTCAACATGCTCCCCGGCTCGGTGTAAGCGGCTTCCAGCGGCGCCTCGGGATCGCCGCCGGGAGCGAGGATGACGCGGCGGACCGGCAGGCCCAGCTCCGCGGCGAAGGCGAAGTCGCGCTCGTCGTGGGCGGGCACCGCCATCACGGCGCCGGTGCCGTAGGTGGCCAGGACGTAGTCCGCCACCAGGACGGGCACGCGCTCGCCGTTGACCGGGTTGACCGCCACGGCGCCGGTGTGCACGCCGGTCTTGGGCCGGTCGGTGCTCTGGCGGTCGACTTCGCTCAGGCGCTGGGCCTTGCGGCGGTAGTCCGACACCCCGGACCGATGGGCTTCGTCGGTGAGCGCGGCGACCAGCGGATGCTCCGGCGCCAGGGCCATGTACGTCACGCCGTAGAGCGTGTCGGGACGCGTAGTGAAGACGCGCAGCAGGGCGCCGCCGGCGGCGTCCGTCTCGGTGCCGGCCGGCAAGGCGCCGTCGACGGTCCCGGCCGGGACGGTGAAGACCACCTCCGCGCCGTGGCTGCGTCCGATCCAGTTGATCTGCTTCTTCTTGGTCTCCTCCGGCCAGTCCAGGGATGCCAGGTTGTCGATCAGGCGGTCGGCGTAACGCGTGATGCGGAAGCACCACTGCGTGAGGTTGCGGCGCTCGACCTCGGCGCCGTCGCGCTCGCACGCGCCGTCGACGACCTGCTCGTTGGCCAGCACCGTCTGGCAGGACGGGCACCAGTTCACCGGCATCGCCGCGCGGTAGGCCAGCCCGTTGCGGTAGAGGGTCAAGAACAGCCACTGGGTCCACTTGTAGTACTCGGGCGTGTGGGTCGCCAGCTCGCTGCGCCAGTCGTACATGGGCCCGAGGGTCTTGAGCTGTTCGCGGATGATACGGATGTTCTCCGCGGTATGCACGCCCGGATGCACGCCGCACTTGATGGCGTAGTTCTCGGCCGGCAGGCCGAAGCTGTCGAAACCCACCGGCTGGAAGACGTTGAAGCCGCGCATGCGCTTGAAGCGGGCCCAGGTGTCGGCGGGGACGTAGTTGTACCAGTGGCCCAGGTGGAGTCTGTCGCCGCTCGGGTAGGAGTACATGCTGAGGCAGTAGCAGCGGGGGCGGTCCGAGACGTGGTCCGTCTCGTCGTGGCGCGTTTCTTCCCAGCGCTTCCGCCAGCGCTCTTCGATTTCCCGGAAATCATATTCTGACATGTCGAGCGGCACCTCCGGTCGACACCGTCCGGATCCGAACGGCGCGCCGCGAATGATCTCTGTCGGGTGTGGATTGACCGGTCGTCGTGGGCAACACTAGCCGCATCCGATGCGTGATGCCAGGGCTAAAAAGCGGATCGACGGGCGGGCGGCGACGTCAACGGGCGGCGTCTC
Above is a genomic segment from bacterium containing:
- the leuS gene encoding leucine--tRNA ligase, which codes for MSEYDFREIEERWRKRWEETRHDETDHVSDRPRCYCLSMYSYPSGDRLHLGHWYNYVPADTWARFKRMRGFNVFQPVGFDSFGLPAENYAIKCGVHPGVHTAENIRIIREQLKTLGPMYDWRSELATHTPEYYKWTQWLFLTLYRNGLAYRAAMPVNWCPSCQTVLANEQVVDGACERDGAEVERRNLTQWCFRITRYADRLIDNLASLDWPEETKKKQINWIGRSHGAEVVFTVPAGTVDGALPAGTETDAAGGALLRVFTTRPDTLYGVTYMALAPEHPLVAALTDEAHRSGVSDYRRKAQRLSEVDRQSTDRPKTGVHTGAVAVNPVNGERVPVLVADYVLATYGTGAVMAVPAHDERDFAFAAELGLPVRRVILAPGGDPEAPLEAAYTEPGSMLNSGEHDGMDSVEGGRRIVESLAARGLGAATIQYRLRDWIISRQRYWGAPIPIVHCAHCGEVPVPDEQLPVLLPEVAEYRPRGKSPLAACASYMNTRCPQCGEPARRDPDTMDTFVCSSWYFLRYLEPGLDTAPFRRETLAKWFPIEMYVGGADHAYGHLIYARFINMVLYDLGLVPSEEPFRSLRHQGMITRNGEKMSKSKGNTVVPADYLANYGTDTLRTYLMFGFAFAEGGDWTDDGIDGVWRYLNRVWRLIDAAQDGHSPAGDAPADAVPLAPDDTRRRWPRLRRVMHNSIKGCTQDIERFQFNTALSRLMELTNALYHYAGRDIVDLGDANFREGLEVLVRMLAPFAPHLGAELWERLGGGTSVFDATWPQWREEYLIADSITYVIQINGKIRERMEASRDAERGQLEREALSHGRIPELIGDKTVRKVIVIPNKLVNIVV